In the Flagellimonas sp. HMM57 genome, one interval contains:
- a CDS encoding carboxypeptidase-like regulatory domain-containing protein: MKIFYGLFLGCTMLFSGMLSAQLDYKGKIFDAESGLPIPYVNIGIIEKGVGTVSDETGIFHLEFNPDLYTSHDVVLFSSLGYETLEIPISDLEFVYNEYPILKLNPSILELSEVVVTDEKGDFVEKSVGYKNKGETVYGYWKDNIALGGELASHISVAKGLRQLKSFGFEVWENISDSVLVRINVYDIDKSWGFPKNNLNQSTENILHTIKKNDMFAHVDLIPFSIFVRDDFIVSIELLQVYGKEKPRMALAGVSYGNGSFRKYASQDKWEKISDKSMAFFMETSYFVSVNEAERIRKREKRRKEKLPMISGFIMENSNMLSNVTVRNLRTKEWTTSDENGRYTLHAKPKDRLLFTKKGYFNTSLKVKKRPSLNVKLKLRTSP, translated from the coding sequence ATGAAAATATTCTATGGTCTTTTTTTGGGATGTACCATGCTATTTTCAGGTATGCTATCTGCCCAACTTGATTATAAGGGCAAAATCTTTGATGCTGAAAGTGGATTGCCCATACCTTATGTCAATATTGGAATAATTGAAAAGGGTGTTGGTACTGTTAGTGATGAGACAGGAATATTTCACCTTGAATTCAATCCTGACCTTTATACTTCACATGATGTCGTTTTATTTTCCTCTTTAGGATATGAAACACTGGAGATTCCCATTTCTGATTTAGAATTTGTATACAATGAATATCCGATACTAAAACTAAATCCTTCCATTTTAGAATTGAGCGAAGTAGTCGTAACGGACGAAAAAGGGGATTTTGTGGAAAAATCTGTTGGTTATAAAAATAAGGGTGAAACGGTATACGGATATTGGAAGGACAACATTGCCCTTGGTGGGGAATTAGCCTCTCATATTTCCGTTGCTAAAGGGCTACGGCAGCTTAAATCCTTTGGATTCGAAGTCTGGGAAAATATATCTGATAGTGTTCTGGTACGGATCAATGTTTATGATATAGACAAGTCTTGGGGTTTTCCAAAAAATAACCTGAATCAATCTACAGAAAATATCCTGCATACTATAAAGAAGAATGATATGTTCGCACATGTGGATTTAATCCCTTTTTCCATTTTTGTAAGGGACGATTTTATTGTTTCTATTGAATTACTTCAAGTATATGGCAAAGAAAAACCGAGAATGGCTTTGGCAGGAGTCTCTTATGGGAATGGTTCTTTTAGAAAATATGCCAGCCAAGATAAGTGGGAGAAAATATCAGATAAGAGCATGGCTTTTTTTATGGAAACTTCGTATTTCGTTTCTGTAAATGAAGCAGAAAGGATAAGAAAAAGAGAGAAAAGGCGTAAAGAAAAACTGCCCATGATTTCTGGTTTCATTATGGAAAATAGCAATATGCTCTCAAATGTGACCGTCCGAAATCTAAGAACCAAAGAGTGGACTACAAGCGATGAAAATGGTAGGTATACGCTTCATGCAAAACCCAAAGACAGGCTTCTTTTTACTAAAAAAGGCTATTTCAACACCAGTTTAAAAGTAAAAAAAAGACCCTCTTTAAATGTTAAGCTTAAACTAAGAACATCACCTTAG
- a CDS encoding M24 family metallopeptidase, giving the protein MKKSILCLFSIVSSIAYAQQILPEVERAKVVDEILEERFNNLLPKLMDDTGIDMWIVISREYNEDPVIKTMLPATWLNARRRTILLFYRNKAKNSIDKLAVARYNVGKSIQSAWDKEKEPNQWKRLMQLIEERNPKKIGLNFSKDHNIADGLDKTDYDEFMANLPKKQQSKVVSAEQLAVRWIETRTNREMVIYNQLVDITHDIIAEAFSEKTITPGVTTTTEVEWWMRQKVTDLGLETWFHPTVDVQRTSEELVGHLYSFSGRPNDLIIQPGDLLHCDFGITFLRLNTDCQELAYVLKPNETEAPKFLVDGLKDGNRVQDFLTQNMIKGRTGNQILAKSLQEAKDAGLRPAIYTHPLGLYGHSAGTTIGMWDAQDGVMKDDGENYPLNPNTVYAIELNTTITIPEWKRDIRIMLEEAGFYGEDGFRYVNGRQTELLLIPRIKEHLGN; this is encoded by the coding sequence ATGAAAAAAAGTATCCTTTGCCTTTTCAGTATTGTTTCATCCATTGCATATGCCCAACAGATTTTACCAGAAGTTGAACGTGCCAAAGTAGTGGACGAGATATTGGAAGAACGCTTCAACAATCTGCTTCCAAAACTTATGGACGATACGGGAATAGATATGTGGATAGTTATTTCCAGAGAGTATAATGAAGACCCTGTTATAAAAACAATGCTACCGGCTACATGGTTGAATGCCCGCAGAAGGACTATTTTACTTTTTTACAGGAACAAGGCCAAGAATTCTATTGATAAACTGGCCGTGGCACGTTATAATGTTGGGAAAAGTATTCAATCAGCTTGGGACAAGGAAAAAGAGCCAAATCAATGGAAACGCCTAATGCAGCTCATAGAAGAACGAAACCCCAAGAAAATAGGGCTTAACTTTTCCAAAGATCATAATATTGCCGATGGTTTGGATAAAACAGATTATGATGAGTTTATGGCCAACCTGCCAAAAAAGCAACAATCAAAAGTAGTATCTGCAGAACAATTGGCAGTCCGTTGGATTGAGACACGTACAAATAGGGAGATGGTCATCTATAATCAATTGGTGGACATAACCCATGATATCATTGCTGAAGCGTTTTCAGAAAAGACGATTACGCCCGGAGTTACCACAACAACGGAAGTAGAGTGGTGGATGCGTCAAAAAGTTACGGATTTGGGATTGGAAACGTGGTTTCATCCAACGGTTGATGTACAACGAACCAGTGAAGAATTGGTAGGACATTTGTATTCATTCTCCGGTAGACCTAATGATTTGATTATCCAGCCAGGCGATTTGTTGCATTGCGATTTTGGTATAACCTTTTTACGTTTGAACACAGACTGTCAAGAACTGGCTTATGTGCTAAAACCGAATGAAACGGAAGCCCCGAAATTCTTGGTCGATGGGTTGAAAGATGGAAATCGTGTCCAAGATTTTCTTACACAAAATATGATAAAGGGAAGAACTGGAAACCAAATCTTGGCAAAGTCGTTACAAGAAGCAAAAGATGCAGGATTGCGTCCGGCAATTTATACACATCCGCTTGGGCTCTATGGACATTCTGCTGGTACTACAATCGGCATGTGGGATGCTCAGGACGGTGTGATGAAAGATGACGGGGAAAACTACCCTTTAAATCCAAATACAGTTTATGCTATAGAGCTAAATACCACTATTACTATTCCAGAATGGAAACGTGACATTCGAATTATGCTTGAAGAAGCAGGGTTTTATGGCGAAGATGGATTTCGCTACGTTAACGGTAGACAGACCGAACTTCTTTTAATCCCCAGAATTAAGGAACATTTAGGAAATTAA
- a CDS encoding VWA domain-containing protein, which translates to MKKIFFFFIVASTLQLSAQSKNITGTVTDAANQPLPGVNVMVEGTSKGTQTDFDGHYSIAANQGQMLVFSYIGFKTFKAKIGTGNIVDVSMEEDSQALEEVVIVAYGSNVSFPKSPPSPAQIKRQKRKEYHSSIAQTLQGRVAGVQITNKSAVPSTAPNIKIRGTSSIKAGKEPLYIVDGVPIQKMNNSVVAKIDPKDVDKINIYKGAKARQMFGSSANDGCIVITTKKGNYQIENDENYAHIAENKFEHVALSPLSTFSIDVDKASYSNVRRMINNGQQIPIDAVKIEEMVNYFNYDYPQPTEHPFSINTEVVQTPWNKDTKLVRIGLQGKSYTDEELPPSNLTFLIDVSGSMGSANKLPLLKSAFKLLVNQLREKDKVSIVVYAGAAGQVLSPTRGSNKEKIMNAIENLESGGSTAGGAGIELAYKLAQKNFIKDGNNRVILATDGDFNVGPSSDKAMVKLIEEKRETGVFLSVLGFGMGNYKDSKMEKLADKGNGNHAYIDTMQEAQKVFGQEFGGTLYTIAKDVKIQVEFNPQAVKAYRLIGYENRMLADEDFIDDTKDAGELGSGHTVTALYEVIPKGVESPYLKKVHDLKYSNLKVKEESNDLLTVKFRYKKPDGNVSTEINQVLKDHVTAISPDFSFAASVALFGLHLRKSQYTNNTSLDDVINLAENGIVNDNQGYKTEFIRLVKSYNESM; encoded by the coding sequence ATGAAAAAAATATTCTTCTTTTTTATTGTAGCATCAACGCTGCAACTATCAGCTCAATCAAAAAACATTACAGGAACGGTAACCGATGCTGCCAACCAACCACTACCGGGCGTAAATGTCATGGTGGAAGGAACCTCTAAAGGAACCCAGACCGATTTTGATGGACATTATAGTATTGCCGCAAACCAAGGACAAATGTTGGTCTTCAGCTACATCGGATTCAAAACATTTAAGGCCAAAATTGGCACAGGAAATATAGTTGATGTTAGCATGGAAGAAGACTCCCAAGCACTTGAGGAAGTGGTTATTGTAGCATATGGTTCAAATGTATCTTTCCCTAAAAGTCCTCCATCGCCAGCACAAATAAAACGACAAAAACGAAAAGAATACCACAGTTCCATTGCACAAACCTTGCAGGGCAGGGTAGCTGGAGTCCAAATCACTAATAAAAGTGCTGTTCCAAGTACTGCACCGAATATAAAAATTAGAGGTACTAGCTCCATCAAAGCAGGAAAAGAACCACTATATATTGTAGATGGAGTCCCCATTCAAAAAATGAACAATAGTGTCGTTGCTAAAATTGACCCAAAAGATGTAGACAAAATAAATATCTATAAGGGAGCCAAAGCCAGACAAATGTTTGGATCTTCAGCCAATGATGGTTGCATTGTAATAACTACCAAAAAAGGCAATTACCAGATAGAAAATGATGAAAACTATGCACACATAGCTGAAAATAAATTTGAACATGTTGCACTAAGCCCTCTGTCAACATTTTCTATTGATGTAGATAAGGCTTCATACAGCAATGTTAGGCGAATGATCAACAATGGGCAACAAATTCCAATTGATGCTGTAAAGATTGAAGAGATGGTGAATTATTTTAATTATGATTACCCACAACCTACGGAACATCCATTTTCAATAAATACCGAAGTGGTGCAGACTCCCTGGAACAAAGACACCAAACTGGTCAGGATAGGATTACAGGGCAAATCCTATACCGATGAAGAATTACCACCATCCAACCTTACTTTCTTAATAGATGTATCCGGTTCCATGGGAAGCGCCAACAAATTACCGCTCCTAAAATCCGCTTTTAAATTATTGGTCAATCAATTGCGTGAAAAGGATAAAGTGTCCATAGTTGTTTATGCTGGTGCTGCAGGACAGGTCTTATCGCCAACAAGGGGCAGTAACAAAGAAAAAATTATGAATGCCATTGAAAATTTGGAATCAGGAGGCTCAACAGCTGGGGGTGCAGGTATAGAACTTGCCTATAAATTGGCACAGAAAAACTTTATAAAGGACGGAAACAATCGGGTGATTCTAGCTACTGATGGCGATTTTAATGTAGGGCCTTCAAGCGACAAGGCTATGGTCAAATTGATTGAGGAAAAGCGTGAAACCGGAGTGTTTTTATCTGTTTTGGGGTTTGGTATGGGGAATTACAAAGATTCTAAAATGGAAAAATTAGCGGATAAGGGTAATGGTAACCATGCCTATATTGATACAATGCAGGAAGCACAAAAGGTTTTTGGGCAAGAATTTGGTGGAACCCTGTACACGATAGCCAAGGATGTCAAAATTCAAGTAGAATTCAATCCACAAGCAGTTAAGGCTTACCGACTCATAGGATATGAAAATAGAATGTTGGCAGATGAGGATTTTATCGATGATACAAAAGATGCAGGTGAATTGGGCAGTGGTCATACCGTAACGGCACTCTATGAAGTTATTCCTAAAGGAGTAGAAAGCCCCTATCTTAAAAAGGTTCACGATTTAAAATATTCAAATCTAAAGGTCAAAGAAGAATCAAATGACTTATTGACCGTCAAATTTAGGTACAAGAAGCCTGATGGAAACGTAAGCACGGAAATCAACCAAGTATTGAAAGACCATGTAACCGCTATTTCACCAGATTTTAGTTTTGCAGCTTCGGTGGCGTTGTTCGGACTTCACTTAAGAAAATCCCAGTACACCAATAATACATCTTTGGATGATGTCATTAATCTTGCCGAGAATGGAATCGTCAATGATAACCAGGGGTACAAAACAGAATTTATAAGGCTTGTTAAATCATATAATGAAAGTATGTAA
- a CDS encoding AMP-binding protein, with the protein MKVNPTWHSIHPDFKLNGVSCSRAELSEIGYSLIKEGQTFENSIGDFLLDWISDTPTVDVFTSGSTGKPKKITLKKEHMVNSASATAEYLGLTAGDRSLLCLSCSSIAGKMMLVRAMVLGLELDYVEPSSAPLAFTHKPYDFVALVPLQAEKSISQLSQIDTIIIGGAPISTSLRKALEQSASAVFETYGMTETITHIAMKKIGNDQVGSSTVKTYFKTLPNISVSQDARNCLVINAPKISDSKIVTNDIVELMDDSNFKWLGRYDSVINSGGIKLIPEQIEAKLEHMVNCRFFVMGIPDEMLGQKLILILEGEDNDISRLHQKIKTLKELDKFEIPKEIHTVPSFIETKSGKVDRIKTTETLFG; encoded by the coding sequence ATGAAGGTGAATCCAACGTGGCATAGCATACATCCAGATTTTAAGTTAAACGGGGTTTCGTGTTCCCGTGCAGAATTATCGGAAATTGGATATAGTCTGATCAAAGAAGGTCAGACTTTTGAGAATTCGATAGGTGATTTTTTATTGGATTGGATAAGTGATACACCAACAGTCGATGTCTTCACCTCGGGTTCAACTGGGAAACCAAAGAAAATTACGCTCAAAAAAGAGCACATGGTCAATTCTGCCAGTGCTACGGCAGAATATCTTGGTTTAACAGCTGGTGACAGGTCATTGCTTTGCTTGTCCTGTTCTAGTATAGCAGGTAAAATGATGCTGGTCAGGGCTATGGTCTTGGGTTTGGAACTTGATTATGTGGAACCATCATCAGCGCCATTGGCATTTACCCATAAACCATATGATTTTGTGGCACTGGTTCCCTTGCAAGCTGAAAAATCGATATCACAGCTTTCGCAAATCGATACCATTATAATTGGTGGCGCGCCCATATCCACTTCCCTTCGGAAAGCTTTGGAGCAATCGGCCAGTGCTGTTTTTGAGACTTACGGTATGACCGAAACGATTACCCATATTGCAATGAAAAAAATTGGTAATGATCAAGTTGGGTCGAGCACTGTTAAGACTTATTTTAAAACATTGCCCAATATATCAGTTTCACAAGATGCCAGAAATTGCTTGGTGATAAATGCCCCCAAAATTTCTGATAGTAAAATCGTGACCAATGATATTGTGGAGTTAATGGACGATTCAAACTTTAAATGGTTGGGTAGATATGATTCGGTAATCAATTCTGGGGGAATCAAATTAATTCCGGAACAAATTGAAGCTAAACTGGAACATATGGTAAACTGTCGCTTCTTTGTAATGGGCATTCCAGATGAAATGTTGGGACAAAAATTGATTTTAATTCTAGAAGGTGAGGACAATGATATATCAAGGTTACATCAAAAAATAAAAACCTTGAAGGAGTTGGATAAATTCGAAATTCCAAAAGAAATACATACCGTACCATCTTTTATTGAAACAAAAAGCGGTAAAGTAGACCGAATTAAAACCACCGAAACGTTATTTGGGTAG
- a CDS encoding CPBP family intramembrane glutamic endopeptidase, with amino-acid sequence MYIEQGYKGDIGIWKYFVIPLGFIGFMILNYIATVNSPVSVEDTMKQLIDQLGSNIVLIALLAPLAAGLFVVLGWTWLVHRQSITSLTTSRKKVDWKRVFFAFALWGGATALLTGLDIYLSPDDYILNFDLNKFLVLAVIAIILIPLQTSFEEYLFRGHMMQGLGILAKNRWVPLVVTSVLFGVMHIANPEVEKLGYGIMVYYIGTGFFLGILTLMDEGLELALGFHAANNLITALLVTAEWTAFQTNSVYKDISEPVLGWDVLIPVFVIFPILLFLFSKKYGWNNWKERLFGPVMTKEEFVALNEGESNVA; translated from the coding sequence ATGTACATAGAACAAGGATATAAAGGAGATATAGGAATTTGGAAGTATTTTGTTATTCCATTGGGATTCATCGGCTTTATGATACTAAATTATATTGCTACGGTAAATTCTCCGGTTAGTGTTGAAGACACTATGAAACAACTTATTGACCAATTGGGCTCCAACATCGTACTTATAGCTCTTTTAGCGCCTTTAGCTGCTGGGCTGTTTGTAGTTTTGGGATGGACATGGTTGGTACACCGACAATCCATTACTTCTTTGACTACATCCAGGAAAAAAGTGGATTGGAAGCGAGTATTCTTTGCTTTTGCATTATGGGGCGGAGCAACTGCTTTATTGACTGGACTTGATATTTACCTTTCCCCAGATGATTATATACTCAATTTTGATTTGAACAAGTTTTTGGTCTTAGCGGTGATTGCTATTATTCTGATTCCATTACAAACCAGTTTTGAAGAATATTTGTTTCGGGGTCATATGATGCAAGGTTTGGGAATTTTGGCTAAAAATAGGTGGGTGCCATTAGTGGTTACATCAGTTTTGTTCGGAGTGATGCATATAGCAAACCCTGAAGTCGAAAAATTGGGATACGGAATCATGGTCTACTACATAGGAACGGGATTCTTTCTGGGAATATTGACCTTAATGGACGAAGGACTGGAGTTGGCACTTGGCTTTCATGCTGCCAATAATTTGATAACCGCACTTTTAGTTACTGCAGAATGGACCGCTTTTCAGACCAATTCAGTCTATAAAGATATTTCTGAACCCGTGCTTGGGTGGGACGTTTTAATTCCTGTCTTTGTGATTTTTCCCATACTATTGTTCTTGTTTTCCAAAAAGTATGGATGGAACAATTGGAAGGAGAGGTTATTTGGACCAGTGATGACCAAAGAAGAATTTGTAGCCCTTAATGAAGGTGAATCCAACGTGGCATAG
- a CDS encoding o-succinylbenzoate synthase, with product MKASYTKYTLDFKAPSGTSRGIMTKKETWFLVLQDDKEYGIGECGLLKGLSIDDVPDYESKLSWVCNNIHLGEKKLLEELIAFPSIQFGVEQAFLSLKSNHPFELFPSEFTTKQSPILINGLIWMGSEAFMLSQLEQKLKEGFKCIKMKIGAIDFETELKILKSIRTNFTVDEIELRVDANGAFSFSSALEKLEKLSEYQIHSIEQPIKPNNWEVMAGLCEKTPLPIALDEELIGTQTVTEKEKLLQTIRPQYIILKPSLIGGYAASLEWISLAEKNNIGWWVTSALESNIGLNAIAQWTHTLKTTMPQGLGTGSLYTNNIESPLEVSDGKLFYRSAKNWRTNIIKEICT from the coding sequence ATGAAAGCTAGTTACACCAAGTACACACTCGATTTTAAAGCCCCCAGTGGCACCTCTAGAGGCATAATGACCAAGAAAGAGACTTGGTTTTTGGTATTACAAGACGATAAAGAATATGGAATAGGGGAATGTGGACTATTGAAGGGTCTAAGTATTGATGACGTTCCAGATTACGAATCAAAACTTTCTTGGGTATGCAATAATATTCACCTAGGAGAAAAAAAGTTGCTCGAAGAACTGATTGCATTTCCATCCATCCAGTTTGGTGTGGAACAGGCTTTTTTATCATTGAAATCCAATCATCCATTTGAATTATTTCCATCAGAATTTACTACAAAACAGTCACCAATTTTAATAAATGGGCTAATATGGATGGGCAGCGAAGCTTTTATGCTATCCCAGTTGGAGCAAAAACTAAAAGAAGGCTTCAAATGCATTAAAATGAAGATTGGCGCCATTGATTTTGAAACTGAACTTAAAATCCTGAAATCGATTCGGACAAATTTCACGGTTGATGAAATCGAGTTACGTGTAGATGCTAACGGTGCTTTTTCATTCTCCAGTGCTTTGGAAAAATTGGAAAAGCTTTCAGAATATCAAATCCATTCCATTGAGCAACCTATAAAACCCAATAACTGGGAGGTTATGGCTGGGCTCTGTGAAAAAACACCACTGCCAATAGCCTTGGATGAAGAATTAATTGGTACACAAACTGTAACGGAAAAAGAAAAGTTACTACAAACCATACGCCCACAATATATTATTTTAAAGCCAAGCTTGATAGGAGGCTACGCAGCAAGTCTGGAATGGATAAGCTTAGCAGAAAAAAACAACATTGGTTGGTGGGTGACCAGTGCGTTGGAAAGCAATATTGGGCTAAATGCCATAGCACAATGGACCCATACATTAAAAACAACAATGCCCCAAGGTTTGGGAACGGGCAGCTTATATACCAATAATATTGAGTCGCCATTAGAAGTGTCAGACGGTAAACTTTTTTATAGATCAGCTAAAAACTGGAGAACCAACATAATAAAAGAAATATGTACATAG
- a CDS encoding sensor histidine kinase: protein MGHHLKQFFSVLLLAFVMQVAAQPVDTQERSVLKEFQDASGPANRFDIFFSSVNRYNVNSTYDWLDTIKVYLSNAQKVNDSLAIQLYKVMQTQAYNDLGEYDKSTALAKELYAAKDSLDANSKRIVLNVLDDNYANLQLYDKQIEIRKEKRELGLTDNVAFYDIYSNLGLHRKARNQYIMEVKPTIADNDSYGLAKYHSKVGNYLRLDNSAPTALSELKKAKAYLDVFINDISKQKTEEQLFESDLLKAEIEGNIGKCHVLLSQYEEAIPLLKNSIEALSTSAKNNYKSEVIENTLHLADANLQLEKYFAAKSSLDINFENISTLQTIKRNSLLAEYYDKVENFKNAATYYKRNERIKDSLNLKQSSLIKQQLVTIVANEDLENSQRLIDEQKKINELARSEMKLKDEQINFVFISLIFTLLGFAGLVYAYLKSIKNQRLIAEQKHIIENSLVEKDSLLKEIHHRVKNNLQMVSSLLSLQTKNTRSKAAIVALEEGKSRVKAMALIHQKLYQNDDLSVIEMQGYIESLINSVQSVYKKGGHNISITIDAEGTELDIDRAIPFGLILNELVSNSFKYAFPENDEHGKIYIHLRKNGDQGYFEYTDNGVGLPEDADERAHSSMGIRLMNRLVNQLQSKMNIDKENDGVRFWFNFS, encoded by the coding sequence ATGGGACATCACTTAAAGCAGTTTTTTTCAGTATTGTTATTGGCTTTTGTAATGCAGGTTGCGGCACAACCTGTAGATACACAAGAACGCAGTGTATTAAAAGAATTTCAAGATGCTTCCGGCCCTGCTAATCGTTTCGATATTTTCTTCAGCTCAGTTAATAGATATAACGTAAATTCCACTTATGACTGGTTGGATACTATTAAAGTTTATCTTTCCAATGCTCAAAAGGTCAATGACTCCCTGGCCATTCAACTTTACAAGGTAATGCAGACCCAAGCTTACAACGATCTGGGCGAATATGATAAAAGTACGGCCTTAGCGAAAGAACTATATGCGGCAAAAGATTCGTTGGATGCCAATTCAAAAAGAATAGTACTGAATGTTTTGGACGACAACTATGCCAATTTACAGCTCTATGACAAACAAATAGAAATACGTAAAGAAAAGCGTGAGCTAGGGCTGACGGATAATGTTGCATTTTATGATATTTACAGTAATCTAGGACTGCACAGAAAGGCTAGAAACCAGTATATAATGGAAGTAAAGCCAACAATAGCTGACAACGATTCTTATGGTTTGGCCAAGTACCACAGCAAAGTGGGCAATTATTTAAGGTTGGATAACTCTGCACCAACTGCATTGAGCGAACTCAAAAAAGCAAAAGCCTATCTAGATGTTTTTATCAATGACATTTCAAAGCAAAAGACCGAGGAACAACTTTTTGAAAGCGATTTACTAAAAGCGGAGATAGAAGGTAATATTGGAAAATGCCATGTGCTTTTGAGCCAGTATGAAGAGGCAATTCCCCTTTTAAAAAATAGTATCGAGGCTTTAAGTACGTCAGCTAAGAACAACTATAAGAGTGAAGTTATTGAAAACACTTTGCATTTGGCCGATGCCAATCTGCAACTAGAGAAATATTTTGCCGCTAAAAGTAGTTTGGATATCAATTTTGAGAACATTAGCACACTTCAAACTATAAAGCGAAACAGTCTATTGGCCGAGTACTACGATAAAGTAGAAAATTTTAAGAATGCAGCAACGTATTACAAGCGTAACGAACGTATCAAGGATTCCCTTAATTTAAAACAATCATCCCTCATAAAACAACAATTGGTTACCATAGTCGCCAATGAAGATTTGGAAAACTCCCAACGTCTTATCGATGAGCAGAAAAAAATAAACGAGTTGGCACGGAGTGAAATGAAGTTAAAAGACGAGCAGATTAATTTTGTCTTTATTTCTTTGATTTTCACTTTGCTCGGTTTTGCCGGTTTGGTCTATGCGTATTTGAAGAGTATTAAAAACCAACGCTTAATCGCAGAACAAAAGCACATTATTGAAAACTCCCTTGTAGAAAAGGATTCCTTGCTCAAGGAAATCCATCATAGAGTGAAGAACAACCTTCAAATGGTTTCCAGTCTTTTGAGCTTACAAACCAAAAATACACGAAGCAAGGCAGCAATTGTTGCTTTAGAAGAGGGAAAAAGTAGGGTGAAAGCCATGGCACTTATCCACCAGAAGTTGTATCAAAATGATGACCTATCAGTAATCGAAATGCAGGGCTATATTGAAAGTCTTATCAATAGTGTACAGTCCGTATATAAAAAAGGAGGACATAACATCAGCATTACCATCGATGCTGAAGGAACCGAACTAGATATAGACAGGGCAATTCCATTTGGCCTTATTTTAAACGAACTTGTTTCCAACTCATTCAAGTATGCTTTTCCCGAGAACGATGAGCACGGAAAAATATATATCCATTTGCGTAAGAATGGTGACCAAGGTTATTTTGAATATACCGATAACGGTGTAGGACTTCCAGAAGATGCCGATGAACGTGCTCACTCTTCAATGGGAATTCGATTGATGAACCGACTTGTAAATCAGCTACAATCAAAGATGAACATCGATAAAGAAAATGATGGGGTTCGCTTTTGGTTCAACTTTAGTTAG
- a CDS encoding LytTR family DNA-binding domain-containing protein produces MEHSIKILIVEDNVIIADDMQSMLEEIGYEIVDNVIVYEQAVEVLKNNHVDLVLIDIILASDKTGIDLGKHIREAYNIPFIFVTSNSDRATVENAKTVKPDGYLVKPFEQQDLYTSIEIALSNFNYSKKENSTEIAGSEGDAFTSNSVLKDSIFVKKQHLYYRIQFGDIQFIKADNVYLEVNTVDKKFLVRSPLKDYLEKLPKNKFYRAHKSYIVNVDHIDAINSKDIMINNNLIPISKDFKEFIISSMNS; encoded by the coding sequence TTGGAACATTCCATCAAAATATTAATCGTAGAGGACAATGTAATAATTGCAGATGATATGCAATCCATGCTTGAAGAAATTGGCTATGAGATTGTTGACAATGTAATTGTATACGAACAGGCAGTAGAAGTTTTAAAGAACAATCATGTTGATTTGGTTCTTATTGATATTATCCTAGCCTCTGACAAAACAGGAATAGACCTAGGGAAGCACATAAGAGAAGCGTATAATATTCCTTTCATATTTGTTACCTCCAATTCAGATAGGGCAACTGTAGAAAATGCAAAAACGGTTAAACCTGATGGCTATCTGGTAAAACCTTTTGAGCAGCAAGATTTATATACATCAATTGAAATTGCGCTCTCCAATTTCAATTATTCCAAAAAAGAGAATAGCACAGAAATAGCTGGTTCAGAAGGTGATGCTTTTACATCGAACTCCGTTTTAAAAGACTCGATTTTTGTAAAAAAACAGCATCTTTACTATAGAATACAATTTGGTGATATCCAATTTATAAAAGCGGACAATGTTTATTTGGAAGTAAATACTGTCGATAAGAAATTTCTGGTACGTTCACCACTCAAGGACTACCTAGAAAAATTGCCAAAGAACAAATTCTACCGTGCGCACAAATCCTACATAGTTAATGTAGATCATATTGATGCCATCAATTCTAAGGATATCATGATCAACAATAACCTTATTCCAATATCCAAGGACTTTAAGGAGTTTATCATTTCTTCAATGAACAGTTGA